DNA from Nitriliruptor alkaliphilus DSM 45188:
GCCAGGTCTACGACGCGTTCACCATCGTGGTGCCGATGACCTTCGAGGCGCTCGGGTTCTGCGCCCCCGGCGAGGGTGGCGCGTTCGTCTCGGGGGGCCGCCTCCTGCGGGACGGCGCGCTGCCGACCAACACCGACGGCGGAGGGCTGTCGGCCTGTCACCCCGGCATGCGCGGGATCTTCCTCCTGGTCGAGGCCGTGGCGCAGCTGCGGGGCAGCGCGGGCGAGCGCCAGGTCCCGGGGACCCCGAAGGTCGCGCTCGCGCACGGCACGGGCGGCTGGTTGTCGTCGGCCGCCACCGTCCTGCTCGGTGCCGATCGCGCGTTCGGCTGACGTCGGCCGTCCGTCCGGCCGGCTCGTGGTCCTTCCGGGTGGTCTGGGTGCGTGCCCGGGTCGAACGGCGCCTCCTGCAGCACACTGACGGGGAGGAGGTGCCGGTTTGTCGACGATGCGGACGGTCGAGCCGCCGGCCTCGGGGACGCTGCTGTTGGCGCGCGTACGCAGCTTCTTCGTCCGGTTCGCGCTGCTGGCCGCGGGGGTGCAGCTGATCGAACTGGTGGACGCCTCGACCCCGGTGTGGCCCGACCGGGTGGCGGCGCTGCTCGGCACGGGTGTGCTGGTGGTGTGGGCGCTGCGCATCGGCCGGTCGGGGCGCGCGACGTGGCCGGGCGACGCCACGGTCGTCGTCGCCCTCCTCACCATCGGTGTCGGCCTCGGGCGCAACGGCGCGGTCCTGGTCGCCCTCATCGCCGTGCTGTCGCTGCGCGTCCTGGTCGGGACACGACGGGACGCCACGCTGGTCACCGCCGCGGTGTTCGCCACCTTCGGAGTGGTGACCACGGTGCTCCACGGCTTCGGGCGCGTGCTGGACCTCAACTTCCTGGTGATCGTCGCTGCGGCGGGCGCGCTCGCCCTGACGCTGCGCTACCTCGGTGAGTTGCTGGCCCACCACGACCTGTGTCGCCGTCTCGACGAGGTCGCGACCACCACGGCAGCTCGGCTGGTCTCGGTGACCACGTCCGCTGATGTGGACGTGCTCGAGGCCGAGGCGCGTCAGCGGATCCGCGACCTCGGTGACGACCCGGACGTGCACCACGCGAAGGAGGCCGTGGTCGCCGTCCTGCGACGGACCGCCGCCGACCTGCGGCTGGCGCGGCAACGGATCGCGACCGAGGCGCGCTACCGGATCGTCGCGGAGGGCAACCGTGACGGGGTCTACCTCCGCGCCACCCCGGTCCCCGGTCCGGATGCCCGCTACACCTACTTCAACCCGGCAGCGGCGGGCATCCTCGGCGTGCCGGTCAGCGATCTGATCGCCGATCCGTCCCTGGTCCGCCAGCGGATGCACGAGGACGACCACGACCGGCTGACGGCGGCCATCGACGAGGACGGCCTGATCGCCGTGCCCACCGAGGTCCGGTGGCGCTGGCCCGGCGGAGGGTGGCGCTGGCTCCGGCTCGAGGAGCGTGTCGTCGAGGTCGACGGCGATCACCGGACGGTGCTCGGGACGTTGCGGGACGTCACGCGACAGCACGAGGAGGCCGAGGCGCTGCAGCGGCTGGTCGCCGCCGAACGTGCCGCAGCCGACGAGTTGCGCCACCTCGATGCGATGAAGTCGACCTTCCTGCAGGCGGTCTCGCACGAGCTGCGCACGCCCCTCAGCGCCGTGATCGGCGCCGCGCAGACCCTCGAGGCCCGCGACGAACAGCTCGACGCCGACCAGCGCCGCCGGATGCTCGAGATCGTGCAACGCCAGTCCTCTCGGCTCGAGCGGCTCCTGACCGACCTGCTCGACGTCGATCGGCTGTCGCGCGGGTTGGTGTCGCCGGAGCGGCGTCGTACGAGCCTGCGCGACCTGGCCTGCTCGGTGGTCGCCGCACTCGATCCGGCGAGCGCCGGACGCGTGTCGGTCGTCGGCGACCGAGCGGTCATCGCCGTCGACGGCCCGAAGGTCGAGCGGCTCATCGACAACCTCGTGCGCAACGCGCTCCGACACACCCCGGGCGACAGCCGGGTCGTGTGCCGTCTGAGCAGCGTGGGTGGCGTGGCGACGGTCGTGGTCGAGGACGAGGGGCCGGGGATCCCCGACGAACTCAAGACCGAGCTGTTCCAACCCTTCGCGCAGGGGCCGGCGGCGAGCGGCGCGCCGTCCCCGGGGACGGGGATCGGCCTGGCGCTGGTGCGGGCGCTGACCGAACTGCACGGTGGAACGGTCCGGGTCGAGGACCGGCCCGGCGGGGGCGCCCGGTTCGTGGTCCGGCTGCCGGCCGACGACCCGGACCCCGCGGCGGTGGGCGACCCGGGCCCCGCGGCCGTGAACGACCCGTCGCCCCCGGCGCTGGACGACTCGTCACCCCCGGTCGTCGACGTCCCGCAGGTCACCGCGACGGGGGCTCGCACGGCCGGAGTCGCTCGCACCTGAGCCGTGCGCAGCGCTCGGGGGTTGCCCGGAGCGCACTCCGTCGGGCACACTGCGCACCGACGGCCCGTCCGCGGGTCGTTCTCACCGTGCCCGTACGGGCGTCGGGGTCCCCGCTGGAGCTGCGCGCGTGTCGTGCGCCGTGGCCGCGGCCCCCCGGCGGGAGATGACCTCCGATAGGTCGCTTCCGGCCCGGCGGTGCAGGGTTCCACGATCGTAGGAGAGTCACGTTGGCCGTCGCGTTGCCAGACGACAAGCAGGAGATCATCACCCGCTTCGCCCGTAGCGAGGGCGACACCGGGTCCCCCGAGGTCCAGGTCGCGTTGCTCACGCAGCGCATCTCGCACCTGACCGAACACCTCAAGGAGCACAAGCACGACCACCACTCACGTCGTGGTCTGCTGATGATGGTCGGCCAGCGTCGCCGCCTGCTGAACTACCTCAAGGACAACGAGATCGAGCGTTACCGCACCCTGATCGGTGAGCTCGGGCTCCGCCGCTAGGAACCAGGACGGGCCGGCACCCTCGACGGGCGCCGGCCCGCTCCACGTCCCGGGTACGTACGGACCGCACGCGGTCGGACGTCCGTGGCGACGCCTCGAGAACGCGCGCTCTGCTGGGCGCCCACCCCTCGAGACGCCCTCACGGATGCACCGGCCACCGGTCGGCCCCTCGAGCTCGGGAGATGACCAGACACCGTCACGCATGGTGTGTGACGGACCCGCGCAGGTGCGCGGGACACGAAGCAAGAGGAGGCCCACGTGGGCACGCTCGGACAACACGAGCTCAGCGTCGACATCGACGGCAAGACGATCACCTTCGAGGCCGGGACCCTGGCCGCCCAGGCGGGCGGCGCGGTCGTCACCAGCCTCGGTGACACCAAGGTCCTGACCACCACCACCGCATCGAGCCAGCCGAAGGACTTCCTGCCCTTCTTCCCCCTCACCATCGAGGTCGAGGAGCGGATGTACGCCAACGGGCGCATCCCGGGCAGCTTCTTCAAGCGCGAGGGACGGCCGTCGGAGAACGCCATCCTGGTGTGCCGGCTGACCGACCGCCCGCTGCGCCCGACCTTCGCCGAAGGGCTGCGCAACGAGGTCCAGGTCGTCAACACGATCATCCAGACCACCCAGTTCGACCCCTACGACGTGGTCGCCATGAACGGCTCGTCGCTGTCGACGATGCTGTCGGGCATCCCGTTCTCGGGCCCCGTCGCCGCGGTCCGCTACGCGATGCTGCGTGACGGCTCCTGGGTCGCCTTCCCCTCGTTCGAGGAGCTCGAGGAGGAGGCCGTGTTCAACATGGTCATCTCCGGGCGCGTCGAGGACGATGGCGAGATCGCCATCCTCATGATCGAGGCCGAGGCCACCCCGGACGCCTGGATCAAGGTCGACATGGGCGCCCCGGCGCCGACCGAGCAGGTCGTCGGTCAGGCCATCGAGGACGTCAAGCCGATCATCCGGCAGCTCTGCGAGGCGCAGCAGACCTTCGTCGACCAGGTCGGGGTCCGCGACGCGGGCGAGTTCCCGCTCTTCCTCGACCACTCCGACGAGGTCCTCGAGGCGGTCTACGGCCACGCGGCCGGCAAGATCACCGAGCTCTACCGCCGGTCCTCGGAGCTGACCAAGTCCGAGCGTGACGACCAGCTCGGCGAGATCCGCAAGGAGACCGTCGACCACGTTGTCGGTCAGGGCGTCGGCGACATCGAGGAGGGCGACCTCAAGAAGCAGGCGGGCGAAGCCTTCCGGACCACCGAGAAGAAGGTCGTCCGTCAGCTCATCGTCGATGAGGGCTTCCGTATCGACGGCCGTGGTGTCACGGACCTGCGTGAGGTCACCGCCCAGGTCGGCGTGCTGCCCAAGACCCACGGTTCGTCGCTGTTCCAGCGCGGCGAGACCCAGGTCATGAGCGTGCTCGCGCTCGGCACCACCCGCGAAGGGCAGCGGCTCGACACCCTCGACCCCGAGGACGAGAAGCTGTTCATGCACCACTACAACATGCCGCCCTACTCGACCGGTGAGGCGGGCCGCGTCGGCTCGCCGAAGCGTCGCGAGATCGGCCACGGCGCCCTGGCGGAGCGGGCCATCATCCCGATGCTGCCCGAGACCGACCAGTGGCCCTACGCCATGCGCATCGTGTCGGACGTCTTCAGCTCCAACGGCTCGACCTCGATGGGCTCGGTCTGCGCGACCTCGCTGGCCCTCATGGACGGCGGTGTGCCGATCCACGCACCCGTCTCCGGCATCGCGATGGGTCTGGTGTACGAGAACGGCAAGTACACCACCCTGACCGACATCCAGGGCGTCGAGGACTTCTTCGGCGACATGGACTTCAAGGTCGCCGGCCCGAAGGAGTTCATCACCGCGCTCCAGCT
Protein-coding regions in this window:
- a CDS encoding sensor histidine kinase translates to MRTVEPPASGTLLLARVRSFFVRFALLAAGVQLIELVDASTPVWPDRVAALLGTGVLVVWALRIGRSGRATWPGDATVVVALLTIGVGLGRNGAVLVALIAVLSLRVLVGTRRDATLVTAAVFATFGVVTTVLHGFGRVLDLNFLVIVAAAGALALTLRYLGELLAHHDLCRRLDEVATTTAARLVSVTTSADVDVLEAEARQRIRDLGDDPDVHHAKEAVVAVLRRTAADLRLARQRIATEARYRIVAEGNRDGVYLRATPVPGPDARYTYFNPAAAGILGVPVSDLIADPSLVRQRMHEDDHDRLTAAIDEDGLIAVPTEVRWRWPGGGWRWLRLEERVVEVDGDHRTVLGTLRDVTRQHEEAEALQRLVAAERAAADELRHLDAMKSTFLQAVSHELRTPLSAVIGAAQTLEARDEQLDADQRRRMLEIVQRQSSRLERLLTDLLDVDRLSRGLVSPERRRTSLRDLACSVVAALDPASAGRVSVVGDRAVIAVDGPKVERLIDNLVRNALRHTPGDSRVVCRLSSVGGVATVVVEDEGPGIPDELKTELFQPFAQGPAASGAPSPGTGIGLALVRALTELHGGTVRVEDRPGGGARFVVRLPADDPDPAAVGDPGPAAVNDPSPPALDDSSPPVVDVPQVTATGARTAGVART
- the rpsO gene encoding 30S ribosomal protein S15, which gives rise to MAVALPDDKQEIITRFARSEGDTGSPEVQVALLTQRISHLTEHLKEHKHDHHSRRGLLMMVGQRRRLLNYLKDNEIERYRTLIGELGLRR
- a CDS encoding polyribonucleotide nucleotidyltransferase, whose amino-acid sequence is MGTLGQHELSVDIDGKTITFEAGTLAAQAGGAVVTSLGDTKVLTTTTASSQPKDFLPFFPLTIEVEERMYANGRIPGSFFKREGRPSENAILVCRLTDRPLRPTFAEGLRNEVQVVNTIIQTTQFDPYDVVAMNGSSLSTMLSGIPFSGPVAAVRYAMLRDGSWVAFPSFEELEEEAVFNMVISGRVEDDGEIAILMIEAEATPDAWIKVDMGAPAPTEQVVGQAIEDVKPIIRQLCEAQQTFVDQVGVRDAGEFPLFLDHSDEVLEAVYGHAAGKITELYRRSSELTKSERDDQLGEIRKETVDHVVGQGVGDIEEGDLKKQAGEAFRTTEKKVVRQLIVDEGFRIDGRGVTDLREVTAQVGVLPKTHGSSLFQRGETQVMSVLALGTTREGQRLDTLDPEDEKLFMHHYNMPPYSTGEAGRVGSPKRREIGHGALAERAIIPMLPETDQWPYAMRIVSDVFSSNGSTSMGSVCATSLALMDGGVPIHAPVSGIAMGLVYENGKYTTLTDIQGVEDFFGDMDFKVAGPKEFITALQLDTKLAGIPAQVLQDALLQARDARMEILDVMNAAISEPREEVAETAPRVELVYIPQDKIGAVIGPRGAIIKELVEETGAQIDVDEEGGRGVVKIYANSKEVAQDALDRVNAIANPVLPEKGEKYNALVVKTVDFGAFVSLTPGTDGLLHISELSKMAGKRLNHAEEAVQVGDAVLVQVMDVLDGGRKFKLEYVGEKAERTDEGGGDKGGDRGDRGDRGGDRGERGDRGERGGRERGGRERGGRERGERGGGDRDRGEPAESGDRDRGGDRERGGDRDKGGDRDKGGDRDKGGERGGDGGGERTRTRTRSRSRERD